The Amylolactobacillus amylophilus DSM 20533 = JCM 1125 genome contains a region encoding:
- a CDS encoding ribosomal L7Ae/L30e/S12e/Gadd45 family protein, giving the protein MDNKQKVLNLLGLAQKAGKVISGTEMVAHAIQGKTVNLVLLASDSSENTIKEFAFLSDKFQIQLVSTFSSQEISDALGKKRKVVAVQDRGFSRAMLDKLNKECD; this is encoded by the coding sequence ATAGACAACAAACAAAAGGTACTAAATTTGCTTGGCTTGGCCCAAAAGGCTGGCAAAGTAATTAGCGGCACGGAAATGGTGGCGCATGCTATTCAGGGGAAAACGGTCAACCTCGTTTTGCTCGCAAGTGATTCAAGTGAAAACACAATTAAGGAATTCGCGTTTTTGAGCGATAAATTCCAAATTCAGCTAGTAAGCACGTTCAGTAGTCAGGAAATCTCCGATGCCCTGGGCAAGAAACGAAAGGTCGTTGCTGTACAAGACCGTGGCTTTTCACGTGCAATGCTGGATAAATTAAACAAGGAGTGTGATTAG
- the infB gene encoding translation initiation factor IF-2 produces the protein MTKVRIYELAKELGVENKVVVDQAKALGFDVKSHMSSLDTDQEKTIMSKLGKKPAAKKTAPKPVEKPATKPASTAKPASTPKKADDGKVKISVSSMRRRDNKPAQGGANHNRSNNNQGRNRGNNQGQGRNNQNRQGQGRGNQTNQRNNNQQAAPVRSNNATKHLEQYKQHQRDEQQSALRREEELRRNQSQQQTRKPAEKKPTARPNTNQARSNNNRPARPVKPNPTPITPIPPVEVKKSEGEGRKKTFRNQNKPAFRRNDWSRKKNKRRQEVPVVKKDLPQRKDRPLPEVLVFEEGMNAQDIAKLIHREPAEIVKKLFMLGVMINQNQSLDKDTIELLAEDYGIKSEEKVTEDISDIDTLFEEELANTEHQENRPPVVTIMGHVDHGKTTLLDQLRNSHVTSGEAGGITQHIGAYQVKLDNRLITFLDTPGHAAFTNMRARGADITDIIVLVVAADDGVMPQTIEAINHAKAAGAPIIVAVNKIDKPDANPNHVMEQLMEYGLVPEEWGGETIFVKISAKQGLNIDELLQMILLQADVMELKANPNQKAIGTVIEARLDKGKGPVTSLLVQQGTLHIGDPIVVGNTFGRVRVMTNDRGRRVKTALPSEPVEITGLNNVPEAADKFVVFDDEKTARAAGEERAKKALIKERNNVHHVTLDNLFDTMKQGDLKQVDVIIKADVQGSAEAISGSLQKIDVEGVKVNIIHSAVGAINESDVTLASASNAVIIGFNVRPTPQAKQQADEEKVDIRLHNVIYKAIDEIEAAMKGMLEPTFEEKVTGNLIVRETFHVTKLGTIAGALVTNGYIQRDSGVRLIRDGIVIYEGKLSSLKRFKDDVKEVRSGFDCGLMIENYNDIKVDDEIEAYVMEEVPVD, from the coding sequence ATGACGAAAGTAAGAATATATGAGTTAGCTAAAGAATTGGGCGTCGAGAACAAAGTCGTGGTCGACCAGGCAAAGGCATTGGGATTTGACGTCAAGAGCCACATGTCATCATTAGATACAGACCAAGAGAAGACAATTATGAGTAAGTTGGGGAAGAAACCAGCTGCTAAAAAGACTGCACCTAAGCCGGTTGAAAAGCCAGCAACGAAGCCAGCATCAACAGCAAAGCCTGCTTCAACTCCTAAGAAAGCAGACGACGGCAAGGTGAAGATCAGCGTTAGTTCAATGAGACGCCGCGATAATAAGCCTGCGCAAGGTGGTGCTAATCATAACCGGTCAAATAATAACCAAGGTCGAAATCGCGGCAACAACCAAGGTCAGGGACGAAATAATCAGAATCGTCAAGGCCAAGGTCGTGGTAACCAAACGAACCAGAGAAACAACAACCAACAGGCTGCACCAGTACGCTCTAATAATGCCACAAAGCACCTAGAGCAATACAAGCAGCATCAAAGAGATGAGCAGCAAAGTGCGTTACGGCGTGAAGAAGAGCTGCGTCGTAATCAGAGTCAGCAGCAAACAAGAAAGCCTGCAGAGAAGAAACCAACTGCTCGTCCGAATACAAATCAGGCCAGGTCAAATAATAATCGCCCTGCTCGCCCAGTAAAGCCAAATCCAACTCCTATCACTCCAATTCCACCTGTCGAGGTGAAGAAGTCTGAGGGAGAGGGACGCAAGAAAACCTTCAGAAATCAGAATAAGCCTGCTTTTCGTCGTAATGACTGGTCCAGAAAGAAGAACAAACGCAGACAAGAAGTTCCTGTTGTGAAGAAGGATCTACCACAACGTAAAGATCGGCCACTACCAGAAGTCTTAGTTTTCGAGGAGGGTATGAACGCCCAAGATATTGCTAAGTTGATTCACCGTGAGCCTGCTGAGATCGTGAAGAAATTATTCATGCTCGGCGTTATGATTAACCAAAACCAATCATTGGACAAAGATACCATCGAATTACTTGCTGAAGATTATGGCATCAAATCTGAAGAGAAAGTGACCGAAGATATCTCTGATATCGACACACTTTTCGAAGAAGAATTAGCAAATACTGAACACCAAGAAAACAGACCACCAGTCGTGACCATCATGGGGCACGTTGACCACGGTAAAACCACGTTACTTGACCAATTAAGAAACTCTCACGTAACTTCTGGTGAAGCCGGTGGAATTACGCAACACATTGGTGCTTACCAAGTTAAGCTTGATAACAGATTGATTACTTTCCTGGATACGCCAGGACACGCCGCATTTACCAATATGCGAGCTCGTGGTGCCGACATTACCGACATTATCGTCTTGGTGGTTGCTGCTGACGATGGTGTGATGCCACAAACTATCGAAGCCATTAACCACGCGAAGGCTGCAGGTGCACCAATCATCGTTGCTGTGAACAAGATTGACAAGCCTGATGCCAATCCAAATCACGTCATGGAACAATTGATGGAATACGGTTTGGTTCCTGAAGAGTGGGGTGGCGAGACCATCTTCGTGAAGATTTCTGCTAAGCAGGGTCTAAACATTGATGAGCTCCTCCAAATGATCCTGTTACAGGCCGATGTGATGGAGCTAAAGGCTAATCCTAACCAAAAGGCCATTGGTACAGTTATCGAAGCCCGACTAGATAAGGGTAAAGGTCCTGTGACCTCGCTGCTTGTGCAACAAGGAACGCTCCATATCGGTGACCCCATCGTCGTTGGTAACACATTCGGTCGTGTCCGGGTCATGACGAATGATCGTGGTCGACGTGTCAAAACGGCGCTGCCATCAGAGCCCGTGGAGATTACTGGTCTGAACAATGTACCGGAAGCTGCCGATAAGTTCGTGGTCTTCGATGATGAGAAGACTGCTCGGGCAGCTGGTGAAGAACGGGCCAAGAAGGCGCTCATTAAAGAACGGAATAATGTACATCACGTTACACTCGACAACTTGTTTGATACAATGAAGCAAGGAGACCTTAAACAAGTTGATGTGATTATTAAGGCTGACGTGCAAGGTAGTGCCGAGGCAATCTCAGGTTCACTGCAGAAGATTGACGTCGAGGGTGTCAAAGTGAACATCATCCACTCTGCAGTTGGTGCAATCAACGAGAGTGATGTTACCCTGGCAAGCGCAAGTAATGCCGTTATTATTGGTTTCAACGTGCGACCAACTCCACAGGCAAAGCAACAAGCGGATGAGGAAAAGGTTGATATCAGACTGCATAACGTGATCTATAAGGCAATCGATGAAATCGAAGCAGCCATGAAGGGCATGCTCGAGCCAACTTTTGAAGAGAAAGTTACTGGTAACTTGATTGTCCGTGAGACATTCCACGTGACGAAACTGGGTACTATTGCTGGAGCACTTGTCACAAACGGTTATATTCAAAGAGATAGTGGTGTCCGTCTGATTCGTGACGGCATCGTCATCTATGAGGGCAAGCTCAGTTCATTGAAGAGATTCAAGGACGACGTGAAGGAAGTTCGCTCTGGCTTTGATTGTGGACTCATGATTGAAAACTACAACGATATCAAGGTTGACGACGAAATCGAAGCTTATGTAATGGAAGAAGTTCCCGTAGACTAA
- the rnpM gene encoding RNase P modulator RnpM encodes MKQRKIPLRKDLLTDEMLPKKEMVRIVLNKEGELSVDPTGKKPGRGAYVSLKPEVIQEAQKKQIIEKALKTKVSPDFYQELFDYVDHKKARLELFGEN; translated from the coding sequence ATGAAACAAAGAAAGATTCCTTTAAGAAAAGACTTGTTGACTGATGAAATGCTCCCAAAGAAGGAAATGGTGCGCATTGTCCTGAATAAGGAGGGGGAATTGAGCGTTGATCCGACCGGAAAGAAACCCGGCCGTGGTGCATATGTCTCACTCAAACCGGAAGTCATTCAAGAAGCACAGAAGAAGCAGATTATTGAGAAGGCCTTGAAGACTAAAGTTAGTCCAGACTTTTACCAAGAGCTTTTCGACTACGTCGACCACAAGAAGGCCCGACTAGAATTATTCGGTGAAAATTAA